The nucleotide window ATGCCGTCCCCACTCCCGTCGTACTCGTTCATCGGTCGTCCTCCGCAAGCAGCAGATCGAGCAGCGCCATCCGTACGGGAACCGCGTTGTGCGCCTGCTCGAAGTAGTGTGCATGCTGCGTCGCGTCGACATCGGGAGCGATCTCGTCCACTCGGGGCAGCGGGTGCATCACCACGCACTCCTCGCGCGCGTCCTCGAGCGTTGCGGCGTCGATGCGGTACTCGCCGGCGACCTGCCGATACTCGTTCTCGTCGGGGAAGCGCTCGCGCTGGATGCGAGTCACGTAGAGGACATCGAGTTCCTCTATGACGGCGTCGAGATCGGTGTGTTCCTTGAGCCGTGCGCCCGACTCGTGGAGATCGTAGCGAACGCTCCGGGGGAGGCTGAGACTCTCGGGACTGACGAAATGCTGGCGGGCGTCGAACTTCGTGAGCGCGTAGGCCAGCGAGTGGACGGTCCGCCCGTATTTCAGGTCGCCCATGATCCCCACCGTCAGATCGGCGAGATCGCCGGCCGCCTCGCGCATCGTGTAGAGATCGAG belongs to Halococcus qingdaonensis and includes:
- the pyrB gene encoding aspartate carbamoyltransferase encodes the protein MSHDHVISAKSLSRADIETVLDRAAEIDRTPPDRDRHADDLLALCFFEPSTRTHMSFETAIKRLGGDALDMGPVESSSATKGESLADTVRVVEGYADALVLRHPSEGAAQMASEFVDIPLINAGDGAGQHPTQTLLDLYTMREAAGDLADLTVGIMGDLKYGRTVHSLAYALTKFDARQHFVSPESLSLPRSVRYDLHESGARLKEHTDLDAVIEELDVLYVTRIQRERFPDENEYRQVAGEYRIDAATLEDAREECVVMHPLPRVDEIAPDVDATQHAHYFEQAHNAVPVRMALLDLLLAEDDR